One genomic segment of Rhizorhabdus phycosphaerae includes these proteins:
- a CDS encoding thiamine pyrophosphate-dependent dehydrogenase E1 component subunit alpha, with product MQLSREALLGAYRRMKVIREFEERLHVEIQTGEIAGFTHLYCGQEAVAVGVCDHLSVDDKIVSTHRGHGHCLAKGCDVNGMMKEIWGSREGLCKGKGGSMHIADLDQGMLGANGIVGAGAPIAVGAAISLKIDGQGKVAITFSGDGACNQGTTFEAMNMAVVTKAPCIFVFENNHYSEHTGFEYSVGTAKDIASRAEAFGMKVWRGDGTDFFSVYETMREVLDYVRAGNGPAAVEFDTERFFGHFEGDPQRYRGKGELERIRETRDCLKRFRESVTGAKLLTDADLDAIDAEVMDTIEAAVEAARAADRPTPQDVLTDVYISY from the coding sequence ATGCAGCTGAGCAGGGAAGCCTTACTGGGCGCCTATCGCAGAATGAAGGTGATCCGCGAGTTCGAGGAACGCCTTCACGTCGAGATCCAGACCGGCGAGATCGCCGGCTTCACGCATCTCTATTGCGGCCAGGAAGCGGTCGCGGTCGGCGTGTGCGATCATCTTTCGGTCGACGACAAGATCGTCTCGACCCATCGCGGCCACGGCCACTGCCTCGCAAAGGGCTGTGACGTGAACGGGATGATGAAGGAGATCTGGGGCAGTCGCGAGGGGCTCTGCAAGGGCAAGGGCGGTTCGATGCACATCGCCGACCTCGATCAGGGCATGCTGGGCGCGAACGGCATCGTCGGCGCCGGTGCGCCGATCGCAGTCGGCGCTGCCATCAGCCTGAAGATCGACGGTCAGGGCAAGGTGGCGATCACTTTCTCCGGCGACGGCGCCTGCAACCAGGGCACGACCTTCGAGGCGATGAACATGGCCGTCGTCACCAAGGCGCCGTGCATCTTCGTGTTCGAGAACAACCATTATTCCGAACATACGGGCTTCGAATATTCGGTCGGCACGGCGAAGGACATCGCCAGCCGCGCCGAGGCCTTCGGCATGAAGGTGTGGCGCGGCGACGGCACCGACTTCTTCTCGGTCTATGAGACGATGCGCGAGGTCCTCGACTATGTCCGTGCCGGCAACGGTCCGGCGGCGGTCGAGTTCGACACCGAGCGTTTCTTCGGCCATTTCGAGGGCGACCCCCAGCGCTATCGCGGCAAGGGGGAACTCGAGCGCATCCGCGAGACCCGCGACTGCCTGAAGCGTTTCCGCGAGAGCGTCACCGGCGCGAAGCTGCTGACCGATGCCGACCTCGATGCGATCGACGCCGAGGTGATGGACACGATCGAGGCTGCCGTCGAGGCGGCGCGCGCCGCCGACCGACCCACGCCGCAGGACGTCCTCACCGACGTCTATATTTCCTACTGA
- a CDS encoding acyl-CoA dehydrogenase family protein codes for MDIELSPADAAFRDEVRAFLAEKLPKAVHEGSAATPSVFVEPDIGQVWNAVLHEKGWLGYQWPKEYGGTGWTPLQRYLFEKECALAGAPNLTVLGLKLVAPVIWTFGREDQKHYYLPRILSGEDYWCQGFSEPGSGSDLASLQCRAVLDGDRYVVNGSKIWTTHAHHANKMFCLVRTDATGRKQAGISFLLIDMNQPGISVRPILTLGGDHEVNQVFLEDVSVPVSDRVGEEGQGWAIAKFLLENERGGSCHAPKLSYDLDQIEALAKDQPDGRGGALSDDRDWRRRLAKLRIGVQSLEMIELKIISEIAKGRAPGPQTSLTKLLASNLRQDIDLLAVDLFGPAGLQLELARPLYGDNAPDPLLSRAAQLASPRYLNSRAWTIFGGTNEVQANIIARSVLGL; via the coding sequence ATGGATATCGAACTGTCCCCCGCCGATGCTGCCTTCCGCGACGAGGTTCGGGCCTTCCTGGCCGAGAAGCTCCCGAAGGCGGTGCATGAAGGCAGTGCCGCGACGCCGTCGGTCTTCGTCGAACCCGATATCGGTCAGGTGTGGAATGCCGTCCTGCACGAAAAGGGCTGGCTCGGCTATCAATGGCCGAAGGAATATGGCGGTACGGGCTGGACGCCGCTGCAACGCTATCTGTTCGAGAAGGAATGCGCGCTTGCTGGTGCGCCTAACCTGACCGTGCTGGGGCTGAAGCTCGTCGCGCCGGTGATCTGGACCTTCGGCCGCGAGGATCAGAAGCACTATTATCTGCCCCGGATCCTGTCGGGCGAGGATTACTGGTGTCAGGGCTTCTCCGAGCCGGGCAGCGGATCGGACCTCGCCTCGCTCCAGTGCCGCGCGGTGCTCGACGGCGACCGCTACGTCGTCAACGGATCCAAGATCTGGACGACCCACGCGCATCACGCGAACAAGATGTTCTGTCTGGTCCGCACCGACGCCACCGGCCGCAAGCAGGCTGGCATCAGTTTCCTGCTGATCGACATGAACCAGCCGGGCATATCGGTTCGCCCGATCCTGACGCTGGGCGGCGACCATGAGGTCAACCAGGTCTTCCTGGAAGATGTCTCCGTTCCGGTTTCCGACCGGGTGGGCGAGGAGGGGCAGGGCTGGGCGATCGCCAAGTTCCTGCTGGAGAACGAACGCGGCGGCTCCTGTCATGCGCCGAAGCTGTCCTACGACCTCGATCAGATCGAGGCGCTGGCCAAGGATCAGCCAGACGGCCGTGGCGGCGCGCTCAGCGATGACCGCGACTGGCGGCGGCGGCTTGCCAAGCTCCGGATCGGCGTGCAGTCGCTGGAAATGATCGAGCTGAAGATCATCTCGGAGATCGCCAAGGGCCGGGCGCCGGGACCGCAGACGTCGCTGACCAAGCTTCTGGCCTCCAATCTGCGGCAGGATATCGATCTGCTCGCCGTGGACCTGTTCGGGCCGGCAGGTCTGCAGCTGGAACTGGCGCGGCCGCTCTACGGCGACAACGCACCCGATCCGCTGCTGTCGCGTGCGGCGCAGCTGGCATCGCCGCGCTATCTGAACAGTCGCGCATGGACTATCTTCGGCGGCACCAACGAGGTGCAGGCCAACATCATCGCCCGGTCGGTGCTCGGGCTTTGA
- a CDS encoding GMC family oxidoreductase, whose product MSEAWDYIIVGAGSAGCVMAERLSADRRSTVLVLEAGGENDSFWVTLPKGVAKLVTNPDHVWAYPVAQPREENGPTNEVWIRGKGLGGSSAVNGMIWSRGEPADYDDWEAAGATGWNAASMTEAFLALEDHAAGPGPMRGSGGRVHVDPSIYSYPLTETMIESGVALGLRRVDDLNATAGPRVGLYSHNIRKGRRQSAAHTFLAPARRRPNVKVVTGAMTERIIFEGRRAVGVEAVVAGQPRRFACRGEVIVSAGAMESPLLLQRSGIGHGERLRVAGVETIAHSPDVGERMIEHLSMSTPYRLLRGTGSHRNFFGLGLVAAMARYILRRDGVMATGPFEVGAFCNVAHPDGRTDAQFYLGGYTFAVGDDNNPVPLDKIDRRPGVTIYGQLLRLTSEGSLRITGPRSSDTPEILPNWLSTEHDRASAIGLMRKMRAFMAQPPLCEMVGEEIIPGPKAQSDEQLLAAFRTLSSCGLHGIRSCRMGSDAHAVVDPRLRVNGVEGVRVADCSVMPWHVTGNTNAPAMALGLRGAAMVLADRP is encoded by the coding sequence ATGTCGGAAGCGTGGGATTACATCATCGTCGGCGCCGGCTCGGCCGGCTGCGTCATGGCCGAACGGCTGAGCGCGGACAGGCGATCTACGGTGCTCGTCCTCGAAGCCGGCGGCGAGAATGACAGCTTCTGGGTGACCCTGCCCAAGGGCGTGGCGAAGCTGGTGACCAACCCGGATCATGTCTGGGCCTATCCCGTAGCACAGCCGCGCGAAGAAAATGGGCCCACCAACGAGGTCTGGATTCGCGGCAAGGGGCTTGGCGGATCGTCTGCGGTCAATGGCATGATCTGGAGTCGCGGCGAACCGGCCGACTATGACGACTGGGAAGCCGCCGGCGCCACGGGCTGGAACGCGGCATCGATGACCGAAGCCTTTCTTGCGCTTGAAGACCATGCCGCCGGGCCCGGACCGATGCGCGGCAGTGGCGGGCGGGTCCATGTCGATCCTTCCATCTACAGCTATCCGCTGACCGAGACGATGATCGAAAGCGGGGTCGCCCTGGGCCTCAGGCGCGTCGATGATCTGAACGCGACGGCGGGGCCCCGGGTCGGCCTCTACAGTCACAATATCCGCAAGGGACGGCGGCAAAGCGCGGCGCATACATTCCTCGCTCCGGCCCGGCGGCGACCGAACGTGAAGGTCGTGACCGGCGCAATGACGGAACGCATCATCTTCGAAGGACGGCGCGCCGTCGGCGTCGAGGCCGTCGTCGCGGGCCAGCCACGGCGCTTCGCCTGCCGCGGCGAGGTGATCGTCTCGGCCGGAGCGATGGAGAGCCCCCTGCTCCTCCAGCGTTCCGGTATCGGCCATGGCGAACGTCTGCGCGTCGCTGGGGTCGAGACCATAGCCCATTCGCCCGACGTCGGTGAACGGATGATCGAACATCTGTCGATGTCGACCCCCTATCGCCTGCTCCGGGGAACTGGCAGCCACCGCAATTTCTTCGGCCTGGGGCTGGTCGCCGCCATGGCCCGCTACATACTGCGCCGGGACGGCGTCATGGCGACGGGCCCGTTCGAGGTGGGTGCTTTCTGCAACGTCGCTCATCCCGACGGGCGGACCGATGCCCAATTCTACCTGGGCGGCTACACCTTCGCCGTCGGCGACGACAATAATCCGGTCCCCCTCGACAAGATCGACCGTCGGCCCGGCGTTACCATTTATGGTCAGCTGCTGCGGCTGACGAGCGAGGGATCGCTGCGCATCACCGGCCCCCGTAGCAGCGATACGCCCGAAATCCTGCCGAACTGGCTCAGCACCGAGCATGATCGCGCTTCGGCGATCGGCCTCATGCGAAAGATGCGCGCCTTCATGGCACAGCCGCCGCTCTGTGAGATGGTGGGCGAGGAGATCATCCCCGGCCCCAAAGCGCAGTCCGACGAGCAACTGCTGGCCGCCTTCCGCACATTGTCGAGCTGCGGGCTGCACGGAATCCGGTCCTGCCGCATGGGCAGCGATGCCCATGCGGTGGTCGATCCCCGGCTGCGCGTGAACGGGGTCGAGGGCGTTCGCGTCGCCGACTGCTCGGTGATGCCATGGCATGTGACGGGCAACACCAATGCACCCGCGATGGCGCTCGGCCTGCGCGGCGCGGCGATGGTGCTGGCAGACCGGCCCTGA
- a CDS encoding ThuA domain-containing protein, which yields MSDAGTEARPPRIDCVLICGGVWHDMDFARLELLKLLAEDQSVRTRVFEDYENVEAIAAADILITYTCDVTPSLKAQEVLRDWLAKGGRWYALHGTNSVLRLLENGLWDAPRWAPLMMDMLGSQFISHPPIAPYRVTVADPEHELVRGVEPFDTTDELYHLETHGDLHVLLETECTEPGTGFVEAADALGTQPVFYIKQHGKGAVLYLTLGHCRGHYDLQPMLDWWPTVDRCAWDLPVFYDLLRRGIGWIKQRETA from the coding sequence ATGAGCGACGCGGGTACGGAAGCGCGCCCACCGCGCATCGACTGCGTGCTGATCTGCGGCGGTGTCTGGCACGATATGGACTTCGCCCGGCTCGAGCTGCTCAAGCTGCTGGCCGAAGACCAGAGCGTGCGCACCCGGGTGTTCGAGGATTATGAGAATGTCGAGGCGATCGCGGCCGCGGATATTCTCATCACCTACACTTGCGATGTCACGCCCTCGCTCAAGGCGCAGGAGGTCCTGCGCGACTGGCTCGCCAAGGGCGGTCGCTGGTATGCGCTGCACGGGACCAATTCGGTGCTTCGTCTGCTCGAAAACGGCCTGTGGGACGCGCCGCGCTGGGCGCCGCTGATGATGGACATGCTCGGCAGCCAGTTCATCTCGCACCCGCCGATCGCGCCTTACCGGGTGACCGTCGCCGATCCGGAGCATGAGCTGGTTCGGGGCGTCGAGCCCTTCGACACGACCGACGAGCTCTACCATCTGGAGACGCATGGCGACCTCCATGTGCTGCTCGAGACCGAATGCACCGAGCCGGGCACGGGCTTCGTCGAGGCGGCCGATGCATTGGGAACCCAGCCGGTCTTCTACATCAAGCAGCATGGCAAGGGCGCGGTGCTTTATCTGACGCTAGGCCACTGCCGCGGCCATTATGACCTGCAGCCGATGCTGGACTGGTGGCCGACGGTCGACCGCTGCGCCTGGGATTTGCCGGTCTTCTACGACCTGCTCCGGCGCGGCATAGGCTGGATCAAGCAGCGCGAGACCGCCTGA
- a CDS encoding helix-turn-helix domain-containing protein — protein sequence MRVAPAHDIAGRRTPVDAEGNILAQDVFGWSGEKVWWRSTRIALDSPLTSACRFESEPFWVSAEGFFTRQPNAYLDSIDLTNFEHRAMTRAAIVVPVHLPFGQIGAVSFNPLDKTKLDLSEEFLAYGDAFGIYARTFIGTYVHVMGSTQALPPETRLSKREVECLRWAAIGKTDLEISMIMSRSRATIRFHIHNASLKLNAVNRSQTVFKAAQLGYISLNE from the coding sequence ATGCGTGTCGCGCCCGCCCATGACATCGCCGGGCGACGCACCCCGGTCGATGCAGAGGGAAATATCCTGGCGCAGGACGTGTTCGGCTGGTCGGGCGAAAAGGTCTGGTGGCGCAGCACGCGGATCGCGCTCGATTCTCCGCTGACCAGTGCCTGCCGGTTCGAGAGCGAGCCCTTCTGGGTCAGTGCCGAGGGCTTCTTCACGCGCCAGCCCAACGCCTATTTGGATTCGATCGACCTCACCAATTTCGAGCATAGGGCGATGACCCGGGCCGCCATCGTCGTGCCGGTGCATCTCCCTTTCGGGCAGATCGGCGCGGTAAGCTTCAATCCGCTCGACAAGACCAAGCTCGACCTGTCCGAAGAGTTTCTCGCTTATGGCGACGCCTTCGGCATCTATGCGCGCACCTTCATCGGCACCTATGTGCATGTGATGGGGTCGACCCAGGCGCTGCCGCCCGAGACGCGGCTGTCAAAGCGTGAGGTGGAATGCCTGCGCTGGGCGGCGATCGGCAAGACCGACCTGGAAATCAGCATGATCATGTCGCGCAGCCGCGCGACGATCCGTTTCCACATCCACAATGCGTCGCTCAAGCTGAACGCGGTCAATCGCAGCCAGACGGTCTTCAAGGCCGCCCAGCTGGGCTATATCTCGCTCAACGAATAG
- a CDS encoding SDR family NAD(P)-dependent oxidoreductase: protein MDLGLTGKTVVVTGGSGGIGHGLVVEFAREGANVVSASRDVATGEKLAGIAAAKGCRGRVLPVGTDVTDRASVDAMIAVAHREFGPVDVLVNNAGGVKSTYAFKDLDDETRRWEIALNIDGVVNCTLAVADDMLSRKTGSVINISSNSSLLGEAAQNIVHYGAVKGFVNSFTKLLAYEWGPQGARVNTIAPGWIVPHKNEDIASGSFWHRLDMGTPEGMQQALEDGTLFNMSSLPMQRLGRPEDIAGLALYLASDVSSYVTGQLISVSGGVYMP from the coding sequence ATGGATCTGGGCCTGACCGGCAAGACCGTCGTCGTGACGGGCGGGAGCGGCGGCATCGGCCACGGGCTGGTGGTGGAGTTCGCCCGCGAAGGTGCGAACGTCGTCTCCGCCTCGCGCGACGTCGCGACGGGCGAGAAGCTGGCCGGCATCGCCGCCGCAAAAGGATGTCGCGGCCGTGTTCTGCCCGTCGGAACCGACGTGACCGACCGGGCCAGCGTCGACGCCATGATTGCCGTCGCCCATCGGGAGTTCGGTCCCGTCGATGTGCTGGTCAACAATGCCGGCGGCGTGAAGAGCACCTATGCCTTCAAGGATCTCGATGACGAAACCCGGCGGTGGGAAATCGCCCTCAACATAGACGGGGTCGTCAACTGCACGCTCGCGGTGGCCGACGACATGCTTTCCCGCAAGACGGGGAGCGTCATCAACATCTCGTCCAATTCCTCACTGCTGGGCGAAGCCGCGCAGAACATCGTCCATTATGGCGCGGTGAAGGGCTTCGTGAACAGCTTCACCAAGCTCCTCGCCTATGAATGGGGGCCCCAAGGCGCACGGGTGAACACGATCGCTCCCGGCTGGATCGTTCCCCACAAGAATGAGGATATCGCTTCGGGCAGCTTCTGGCACCGTCTCGACATGGGCACGCCGGAGGGGATGCAGCAGGCGCTCGAAGACGGGACGCTGTTCAACATGAGCTCGCTGCCGATGCAGCGCCTCGGACGGCCCGAAGACATCGCCGGACTCGCGCTCTATCTCGCGTCCGATGTCTCCTCCTATGTCACCGGCCAGCTGATCTCGGTCAGCGGCGGGGTCTATATGCCATGA
- a CDS encoding acyl-CoA dehydrogenase family protein: MNFDLSEDEEMLKALAERFVVDHYDLDSRRAYLNEAHGFSPANWALLGELGLLAAPFDADLGGLSLDATGIATIAEALGRGLVVEPLIENILLAGRLFAATAPAALRDAWLPGVLDGSKRLAIAHAELGSRGSALWLETHATLSDGGISLSGSKPFVPAGSGVDAYIVSARTGGAASSLDEVAFYLVPADSAGLTYRSWRMADGSMAVALELRDILIDAGNRLEGGMAALAEIDDLVSLARSAEALGIMERLFAETQEYLRTREQFGAKLASFQAIQHRMVAQYTSIEQARALMNLALVSWGQPAFHDAVLGLRAFISPASIELGHEMMQFHGGMGVSDELIIGHGHKRLLVLSRWPDDPETALDRFAGNA; this comes from the coding sequence GTGAACTTCGATCTTTCCGAAGACGAGGAAATGCTGAAGGCCTTGGCCGAACGTTTCGTCGTCGATCATTATGATTTGGACAGCCGCCGCGCCTATCTCAACGAGGCGCACGGCTTCTCGCCCGCCAATTGGGCGCTGCTCGGCGAACTCGGCCTCCTGGCTGCGCCGTTCGATGCAGACCTGGGCGGCCTGTCGCTCGACGCAACGGGAATCGCGACCATAGCCGAGGCTCTCGGACGCGGACTGGTCGTAGAGCCGCTGATCGAGAACATCCTTCTGGCGGGCCGGCTCTTTGCGGCTACCGCGCCGGCGGCGCTGCGCGATGCGTGGCTACCGGGCGTGCTCGACGGCTCGAAACGCCTTGCGATCGCGCATGCGGAACTCGGTTCGCGCGGCAGTGCCCTGTGGCTGGAGACGCATGCGACACTGTCCGACGGCGGTATCAGCCTGAGCGGCAGCAAGCCGTTCGTCCCGGCAGGTTCGGGCGTCGATGCCTATATCGTCAGCGCACGGACCGGCGGCGCTGCAAGTTCGCTCGACGAGGTCGCCTTCTATCTGGTGCCGGCCGACAGCGCAGGCCTGACCTATCGCAGCTGGCGCATGGCAGACGGGTCGATGGCGGTAGCCCTCGAGCTCCGCGATATTCTGATCGATGCCGGCAACCGCCTCGAAGGTGGCATGGCCGCGCTCGCCGAGATCGACGATCTGGTCAGTCTCGCCCGCTCGGCGGAAGCGCTTGGCATCATGGAAAGGCTGTTCGCGGAAACGCAGGAATATCTGCGCACGCGCGAACAATTCGGCGCCAAGCTGGCAAGCTTTCAGGCGATCCAGCACAGGATGGTCGCGCAATATACCTCGATCGAACAGGCCCGCGCGCTCATGAACCTTGCGCTGGTCTCCTGGGGCCAGCCGGCCTTCCACGATGCGGTGCTCGGACTGCGCGCCTTCATCTCGCCGGCTTCGATCGAACTCGGCCATGAGATGATGCAGTTCCACGGCGGCATGGGCGTCAGCGACGAGCTGATCATCGGCCATGGGCATAAGCGCCTGCTGGTGCTTTCGCGCTGGCCCGACGACCCCGAAACGGCGCTGGACCGCTTCGCCGGCAACGCCTGA
- a CDS encoding Zn-ribbon domain-containing OB-fold protein, with the protein MHVIAEGLFTDEATPRLIGGRHRQSGRIVFPCPQGEEFEPWPLGREGTLWSFTVQRYRPKSPPYAGPEAFRPWIVGYVELPGEVIVESRIVNIGFDEVRIGMDLELTFVPLDPDAAEPVMIHAFQPKGATA; encoded by the coding sequence ATGCACGTCATAGCTGAAGGCCTTTTCACCGACGAAGCGACCCCCCGCCTGATAGGCGGCCGGCACCGCCAGTCGGGACGCATCGTCTTTCCCTGCCCGCAGGGCGAGGAGTTCGAGCCCTGGCCGCTGGGCCGGGAGGGAACGCTCTGGTCGTTCACGGTCCAGCGCTACCGTCCCAAGTCGCCGCCTTATGCGGGACCGGAGGCCTTCCGCCCCTGGATTGTCGGCTATGTCGAGCTGCCCGGTGAGGTCATCGTCGAGTCCCGCATCGTCAATATCGGCTTCGACGAGGTCCGGATAGGCATGGATCTCGAACTGACCTTCGTCCCGCTCGATCCCGATGCGGCCGAGCCGGTCATGATCCACGCCTTTCAGCCCAAGGGAGCAACCGCATGA
- a CDS encoding SDR family NAD(P)-dependent oxidoreductase: MKLAGRVAIVTGAASGIGAAIAARFAAEGAQVLAADIEPRKPDEGTDRIFPFPCDVTDPDAVDALVADALARFERLDIMVNNVGAAVHGWLKDAGNDDWDRAISISLSSTFYGIRAALRPMLRQQSGSIINISSGAGFGGAPGMASYGTAKAGVHNLTRSAAVENARSGVRINCIAPGAIESPPIVAWANTLQGGLDAYVDGLLPGRFGRPEEIAAVALFLATDEASFVNGAVIPVDGAASARMAAIAVPSWDS, translated from the coding sequence ATGAAGCTCGCGGGCCGGGTTGCGATCGTGACGGGTGCGGCGAGCGGGATCGGAGCGGCGATCGCCGCGCGCTTCGCCGCAGAGGGCGCGCAGGTACTGGCGGCGGACATAGAGCCGCGGAAGCCGGACGAAGGAACCGATCGGATTTTCCCCTTCCCATGCGACGTTACCGATCCCGACGCAGTGGACGCACTGGTCGCCGATGCACTCGCGCGGTTCGAGCGCCTCGACATCATGGTCAACAATGTCGGTGCTGCCGTCCATGGCTGGCTGAAGGATGCCGGCAACGACGACTGGGACCGGGCCATCTCGATCTCGCTGTCGTCCACCTTCTACGGCATACGCGCAGCGCTGCGTCCGATGCTGCGCCAGCAATCGGGCAGCATCATCAACATCTCTTCAGGGGCAGGATTTGGCGGCGCGCCGGGCATGGCTTCATATGGCACCGCCAAGGCCGGCGTTCATAACCTCACCCGCAGCGCGGCTGTGGAAAATGCCCGCAGCGGCGTCCGCATAAACTGCATCGCTCCGGGTGCGATCGAATCCCCGCCGATCGTCGCCTGGGCGAATACACTGCAGGGTGGCCTCGACGCCTATGTCGACGGGCTGCTGCCGGGCCGCTTCGGGCGACCGGAGGAAATCGCCGCCGTCGCCCTGTTCCTTGCGACCGACGAAGCCAGCTTCGTCAACGGCGCGGTCATCCCGGTCGACGGTGCAGCATCGGCGCGAATGGCGGCGATCGCGGTCCCGAGCTGGGACAGCTGA
- a CDS encoding thiolase family protein: protein MSDVYIVGIGIHPFGRTDGLSGLDQGVYAVRQALSDAGLDWPQLQFAYGGSDAAGNPDTMVERLGLTGMQFINVRNGCAAGGSALFSAQMAIKSGEFDLGLAVGFDKHPRGAFNAMPAEYNLPDWYGEAGYMITTQFFANKITRYMHEHGISATSLGRVAEKAFRNAVHAPHAWRRAEVPLDEIMNAPLVSDPYTKYMFCSPAEGGVALILASEKKARELGRPLIKLKAATMRTRPPGSFEVFAPCIDIERGGSATNLASAAAFEAAGLGPKDIAVAQLQDTEAGAEIMHMAENGFCADGEQEAWLAEGRTEIGGALPVNTDGGCLACGEPIGASGLRQVYENVVQLRGDGGGRQVPNDPKTAYSHVYGAPGVSAVTILER, encoded by the coding sequence ATGAGCGACGTCTACATCGTCGGCATCGGCATCCACCCGTTCGGCCGCACCGACGGTCTGTCCGGACTCGATCAGGGCGTCTACGCCGTGCGCCAGGCGCTGTCCGACGCCGGCCTCGACTGGCCGCAGCTCCAGTTCGCCTATGGCGGCTCGGATGCGGCGGGCAATCCAGACACGATGGTCGAGCGGCTCGGCCTGACCGGCATGCAGTTCATCAACGTCCGCAACGGCTGCGCCGCGGGCGGTTCGGCGCTGTTCTCGGCGCAGATGGCGATCAAGTCGGGCGAGTTCGACCTCGGCCTCGCGGTCGGCTTCGACAAGCATCCGCGCGGCGCGTTCAATGCGATGCCCGCCGAATATAATCTGCCCGACTGGTATGGCGAGGCGGGCTACATGATCACGACCCAGTTCTTCGCGAACAAGATCACCCGCTACATGCATGAGCATGGCATCTCGGCGACGTCGCTGGGCCGGGTGGCCGAGAAGGCCTTCCGCAATGCGGTCCATGCGCCGCATGCCTGGCGCCGAGCGGAAGTGCCGCTCGACGAGATCATGAACGCGCCGCTCGTGAGCGACCCCTACACCAAATACATGTTCTGTTCGCCGGCCGAGGGTGGCGTCGCGTTGATCCTTGCGAGCGAGAAGAAGGCCCGCGAGCTCGGTCGGCCGCTGATCAAGCTCAAGGCCGCGACGATGCGGACACGCCCGCCCGGCTCGTTCGAGGTTTTCGCCCCCTGCATCGATATCGAGCGGGGCGGCTCGGCGACGAATCTGGCCTCGGCGGCGGCCTTCGAGGCGGCCGGGCTAGGGCCGAAGGATATCGCCGTCGCCCAGCTGCAGGATACCGAGGCGGGGGCCGAAATCATGCACATGGCCGAGAATGGCTTCTGTGCCGATGGCGAGCAGGAGGCGTGGCTGGCCGAAGGGCGTACCGAGATCGGCGGCGCCCTGCCGGTCAACACCGACGGCGGATGCCTGGCCTGTGGGGAGCCGATCGGCGCCTCCGGCCTTCGCCAGGTTTATGAGAATGTTGTGCAGTTGCGCGGCGACGGGGGCGGGCGGCAGGTGCCGAACGATCCGAAGACGGCCTATAGCCATGTCTATGGGGCGCCTGGCGTTTCCGCGGTAACGATATTGGAGCGTTGA